A window of Thermosipho affectus contains these coding sequences:
- a CDS encoding alpha-amylase family glycosyl hydrolase — protein sequence MIGYEIYIRSFYDYNSDGIGDFKGLSQKISYLKDLGVDLVWIMPHFRAPSYHGYDIINFFDTNISYGTLEEFKKMVDVLHENGIRVVIDLPLNHVSSRHPWFKAALEDDPKYKNYFLWADEDVDLNEKRPWDNEVIWHPYKGKWYYGVFGGASPDLNYENEEVVEEALKIVEFWLKVGVDGFRFDAAKHIYDYDTVNKRFHYNHEKNIAFWKKIMDKARGIKSDVFAVTEVWDSPEIVMEYAKTIGCSFNFYFTEALKESMTNGNTHKIWDCFSRTLMDNRGLYIPSNFSGNHDMTRLASVVKSEEQRKVFFAMLLTTPGIPFIYYGDELGMKGVFDPYFTENVIEPMPWYASLSGEGQTLWKSIGFNYAFTGVSVEEQSKREDSLLNTVKQWIRFRKENTWMVNSWIVDLKTSEFVVAYTITNGEKSFRIYHNIAGHEEHFEGIHLKPFESKVL from the coding sequence ATGATTGGTTATGAAATTTATATCCGCTCTTTTTACGATTACAACAGCGATGGTATTGGAGATTTCAAAGGACTTTCACAAAAGATATCTTATTTAAAGGATTTAGGTGTAGACCTTGTTTGGATAATGCCGCATTTTAGAGCACCAAGTTATCATGGATATGATATAATTAATTTTTTTGATACAAATATTTCGTATGGAACACTAGAAGAATTCAAAAAAATGGTAGATGTTTTACATGAAAATGGTATAAGAGTTGTCATTGATTTACCTTTAAATCACGTTTCTTCAAGGCATCCTTGGTTTAAAGCAGCACTTGAAGATGATCCAAAATACAAAAATTATTTTCTTTGGGCAGATGAAGATGTAGATTTAAACGAAAAAAGGCCTTGGGATAATGAGGTGATTTGGCATCCATATAAAGGAAAGTGGTATTATGGAGTATTTGGGGGAGCATCACCCGATTTAAACTATGAAAATGAAGAAGTTGTAGAAGAGGCGCTAAAAATTGTGGAGTTTTGGTTGAAAGTGGGGGTAGATGGTTTTAGATTTGATGCGGCAAAGCATATTTACGATTATGATACTGTAAACAAGAGATTTCACTACAATCATGAAAAAAATATTGCTTTTTGGAAGAAAATAATGGATAAAGCAAGGGGAATAAAAAGTGATGTATTTGCCGTAACTGAAGTATGGGATTCTCCGGAAATAGTTATGGAATATGCAAAGACAATAGGATGTTCATTTAATTTTTACTTTACAGAGGCCCTAAAGGAATCTATGACAAATGGAAATACACATAAAATATGGGATTGTTTTTCAAGGACTTTAATGGATAATAGAGGGTTGTATATCCCTTCAAATTTTTCCGGAAATCACGATATGACACGACTTGCATCTGTTGTAAAATCAGAAGAACAAAGAAAGGTTTTCTTTGCAATGCTTTTAACGACACCTGGTATACCATTTATTTACTATGGTGATGAATTGGGAATGAAAGGCGTTTTTGATCCATACTTTACCGAAAACGTAATAGAACCTATGCCTTGGTATGCTTCACTTTCAGGTGAAGGACAAACTTTATGGAAATCTATAGGTTTTAATTATGCATTTACAGGTGTTTCCGTTGAGGAGCAATCAAAGAGAGAAGATAGTTTACTTAACACCGTAAAACAATGGATAAGGTTTAGAAAAGAAAACACTTGGATGGTAAATTCGTGGATAGTGGATTTAAAAACAAGTGAGTTTGTTGTAGCGTATACCATTACAAATGGAGAAAAGTCCTTTAGAATATATCACAATATAGCAGGGCACGAAGAGCATTTTGAGGGAATTCACCTAAAACCATTTGAATCGAAGGTGCTTTAA